GAGCCAGGTGTTAGGAACGACTGCCTTAATAGATACAGGATACACTCATTCGGGCATTGACACTACATAAATAGGTTTTAAAAATACACCATCCAACATATTTCATAAAAACACTGGACTGTGAGAGACTACAAAATAGTAAATTGTACAAAACAATTCTGATTATCACAGGTTTCCAGTAGCTGGGGAATAACCTATTTCATGCTGTGAACTATCCATACCCAAAAGAAATCAAATCATGGTTTGTTTCTTCCTGTTGCACTGGACACTAGTTTTAGAACATATCTACTATGATGAACGGAACATACATTTGCGCTGGTTGGAAAAGGCCTTGACAACATGCTACCTCAAGGTTTCAAGCAGTCTATGGTCATTTGGGATAccctgtatttttatatatgatgcTTTTTCAATAATAAGGAAGCAAACAAAATTCCTCCCTAAAGAACCATGTAAGCGTAAAAGCAGATTTTCGGTTTGTCTGTTTTTACCACCACAGATGAGAATCAATTTTCAATTTCAAAAATGTTCTTTGCAGAGATGGTGGAAACACAGAacaaaatctaatttaaaaaaaatctgctcaCTGACACTCTGATTGCAACAATGTGTGTTAAGTACAGAAACTTTACAAAGGGAAATATAAATATCTTTCTATTACATGTCTATCAACACAGCCTACTTCATATTAGTGAAAAGTGAGTGTTTTCTTATCTATATGAGTCAATCGATGTCTGGAAAGATTTGATTTATCAGTGAAACATTTACCACATACAGTACAGCCATATGGTTTCTTTCCTGTGTGAATTCTCTCGTGTTTGATAAGGCTTGCATTGCTTATAAAACATTTACCACACTCAgtacatgagaacggtttctcacCAGAGTGAATCCTCTGATGTGTGACAAGGTTGGATGTGTTTGTAAAACATTTGCCACATTCACggcatgagaatggtttctcacCTGTGTGAACCCTCCGGTGTTTAACAAGATCTGATTTATGGGTGAAACGTTTTCCGCAGTCAGAACACGAAAATGGTTTGTCTCCTCTGTGAACCCTTTGATGTGTGACAAGATTGGAACTATTAGTAAAACTTTTTCCACATTCAGAGCATAAATATGCTTTCTCCCCAGTGTGAAGCTTCTGATGTGTGACCAGATTGGACTTATGGGAAAAACATTTCCCACAGTCAGTGCATGGAAATGGCTTTTCTCCTGTGTGGACCCTCTTATGTCTAGTAAGATCTGAATTACctgtaaaacatttcccacaataTGAACACTCAAACAGCTTATCAGTTGCTGGAAATTTCTGTTGCTTAGGAAGATCTGTTTGTGAAGAAAATTGTTCAGTTAACACAAAATCTGTCTTTGTGAACTCTTTAGGTGCATACAAGTCTTTGATATTCCTTTCTTCAAGCAATCCTGGCTCTTCTTTAATAAAAGTAGATGTGTAACTTTCAAGTGTATaattatctgtatctgtgagattTGCGTCTTCACATGAGGCTGATTCCTCTTTAACATGAGAAATGTATTCTGGTGGTATAAAAATATCTGAGAAAGATTCGTCACCTGATGATACACAAACCACGTTTACATCTGTCACAGATTGGCTCTGCAGCTTTCTGGGTGTATTTTTTCTTCTGCATTTTGATCTCTGAATCCCTTTGTCAGTTTGATAAAAATCTATAGTGCTGTAAAATCCTCCAGGACTTGTCCTATCTGCAGATTCATCTATTataagagaagaaaaataaacacTTGTAAACCTATTTAAATTACTACCATGACTTAATAAGAAACAGAAAATGAATAATTATATGCAACTCTAAAGCAGTGTATCAAAGACATATTGAGAGATATAGCTAAATTGGAATAATTTCCTAACACACTTacagaaacatatacataaaaagaCTCTTTGCAATTGCCCAGAAAATCCCAAGACATTTCCTGTACATTATTACACCAGCTACCAAGAACCCAAGAGCCTCAGACTGCTTGAAGTACCTGTCAGATGTAACACTACATCCATTCCTCGACACTctttaacaaatatacatatagagTTAAAGCATATCTTTCACAAAGGTCTTCACTTAGCAAGTGCCTCAGACACACAACAGAGGTATAATTTAGGAAAGATGTAAACACTCGTGCTAGATTGAATGGCAATGTTAGACAAAAGGGCTTATGCACCAAAGCCACTTAAACACCACTATGAACCAAAACCATATGAAGGGATTTTGAtgtcgagtgtccctttaataatgttttacacacacaaatatatataaatatataagtatagcgagtaggggcagatcatttactaatcatcgtctttacttagtattagtaaatgtgtctgaaagaccaatttaggtctttcagcctttgggaagataactccctaattcccacggtattagggagttatctattaagcggttgcaagatgcagccgcggcataaattgaatcggagtttcattcattcgaatgaaattccgatacgaacaaagtgccgaattgagttctaaaacaaacaaacatactgttctcattcagttagaaggcaattcggcagtttcgtctaaaatgacaggaagaatCGCGGGAACactgaggaaaggtaagaattgtgggaaaattgctgacCAGCGGAAATAaggcacactttgctcctccgctggtcaaagctggtcaagcagaGGAAACccccataaggcaaagagtccctactttgtcttatgattttaaagtaaactaaagaagaacagatcctgagagagggggagaagaggaagagattgaggaaaggtaatgtcaggatcgggacagggatccaacacgcagagtacaaacagtagccagatacgtataccggaccttagaatggccggactaacgtaagtagtacagtatagaatggtcaaagacaagccgaggtcgagggtaacagaagacaggtaagcgagagacaagccgaatcaagggtaacagagataagcagagtaaggtaaacaagccgggtcaaaaccaaaagggataatagaatacacaagcactgagtgactagaacaagctagaaccacgacagggcaatgagctaatgaaagaagctctgttaaataccctgttcagagcagtaaccacgcctccaaggcgtcctgattggtcctgcagcaattgagtgacaggtcgttccggaggagtgtcctgatgacaacttcctgcctagatgctgtaaaaggcagtcactccctcgcggccggccttgcatgaccggattgaccgtggggaagggagccatcaggccatctggatggaggaacagctaagtctctacctctttcggaggtagagaccacaggtaccctgacagtaccccccctctcagatacgcccaccgggcggaatacaccagggcgagaagggaatcgagagtgaaacgccctgcggagacggggagcatgcacctcctcctgaggtacccaacttctctcctcaggaccataacccttccaatcgaccagatattgcagtttcccccgggagattcgagaatcaacgatggaattgacctcatactcctcctgaccctccacctgaactgagcggggaggggcgatcgtggaggagaacctgttacatattaatggttttagcaaggaaacatgaaatgaattaggaatgcgtaaggcattaggcaacgctaaacgatacgcaactgggttgatttgagacagtaccctgtaaggtccaatatatcgaggagcaaacttcatggacggcacttttaaccgaatgtttctagtacttaaccatactctatcgcctggaacaaacaccggtgctgcccttctacgtttgtcagcgtgttttttaaccagcgtagaattgtgcagaaggatttgtcgagtttgatcccacaactctcttaaattggcaacatgaacatccaccgacggtatcccttgagaagaagactccgaaggaaggatggaaggatgaaagccataattcaagaaaaaagggctagaatgcgtagaatcacaaatgagattgttatgtgcaaactccgcccaaggaatcaaaccgacccaatcgtcctggtgttctgaaacgaaacaacgtaaatattgttcaactttttggttagtgcgttcagcagctccattggactgaggatgataggcagaggagaaattcaatttgatgcctagttgggagcagaatgatctccaaaaacgggaaacaaattgggagcctctgtcagagacaatctgggaaggtatcccatgcaaacggaaaatctccctggcgaatatctccgctaattcgggcgaagatgggagtttaggtaagggaatgaagtgagccattttagtaaatctgtctaccacagtgaggatgacagtctgctttttagagataggcaaatcaacaatgaagtccattgccaggcaggaccaaggcttttcaggaacctctaaa
The DNA window shown above is from Pelobates fuscus isolate aPelFus1 chromosome 10, aPelFus1.pri, whole genome shotgun sequence and carries:
- the LOC134575476 gene encoding gastrula zinc finger protein XlCGF48.2-like, translated to MEYMEYNSISSNVYKDDSSSSENMPDTQIMDNYKSKMGEMVLNITLEIIYVLTGEDYMVVKKNSDHSCHMCVSESSTQTEKVIMEPPPNSLIHDRNNEKKILELTGRIIQLLSDEWAHSEDHKDDYPDGIMEDRKPFDSLDESADRTSPGGFYSTIDFYQTDKGIQRSKCRRKNTPRKLQSQSVTDVNVVCVSSGDESFSDIFIPPEYISHVKEESASCEDANLTDTDNYTLESYTSTFIKEEPGLLEERNIKDLYAPKEFTKTDFVLTEQFSSQTDLPKQQKFPATDKLFECSYCGKCFTGNSDLTRHKRVHTGEKPFPCTDCGKCFSHKSNLVTHQKLHTGEKAYLCSECGKSFTNSSNLVTHQRVHRGDKPFSCSDCGKRFTHKSDLVKHRRVHTGEKPFSCRECGKCFTNTSNLVTHQRIHSGEKPFSCTECGKCFISNASLIKHERIHTGKKPYGCTVCGKCFTDKSNLSRHRLTHIDKKTLTFH